A single region of the Halopiger xanaduensis SH-6 genome encodes:
- a CDS encoding PadR family transcriptional regulator, with protein MYDLTGFQRDLLYVIAGQDEPHGLAIKEELEDYYETEIHHGRLYPNLDTIVDKGLVEKGQADRRTNFYTLTRRGRRELEARRDWEQQYVADLFEDD; from the coding sequence ATGTACGATTTAACGGGCTTCCAGCGCGACCTCCTGTACGTCATCGCCGGCCAAGACGAGCCACACGGCCTCGCAATCAAGGAGGAACTCGAGGACTACTACGAGACGGAGATCCACCACGGGCGCCTGTATCCGAATCTCGATACGATCGTCGACAAGGGGCTCGTCGAGAAGGGGCAGGCGGACCGCCGAACGAACTTCTACACCCTCACCCGGCGCGGCCGGCGCGAACTGGAAGCGCGACGCGACTGGGAACAGCAGTACGTCGCCGACCTCTTCGAGGACGACTGA
- a CDS encoding HAD family hydrolase, whose translation MSGYDAICFDLDHTLCEPTRAPAALLEAAFDRAGCERFCTPADLRAAIPDLPTAETDLEFYEHLFTEVSRRAERDIDPNVPSRLARAYREETDPTAVQFRPGAERALERARDHGQVALITNGGRETQTQKLQALGIEDAFDVRVFTEPSAGIHPKPDAAPFEHALSTLEATPDGAIHIGDSLHADVAGANAMGLDSAWIATDGGVETAEHRPTYELASLEAFETIV comes from the coding sequence ATGTCCGGTTACGACGCGATCTGTTTCGATCTCGACCACACCCTCTGCGAGCCGACCCGCGCTCCCGCGGCGCTGCTCGAGGCGGCGTTCGACCGCGCCGGCTGCGAGCGGTTCTGTACGCCGGCCGACCTGCGCGCCGCGATCCCCGATCTGCCGACGGCGGAGACGGATCTGGAGTTCTACGAGCACCTGTTTACCGAGGTCTCGCGCCGCGCCGAGCGCGATATCGACCCGAATGTGCCGTCCCGACTCGCCCGCGCCTACCGCGAGGAGACGGACCCGACCGCCGTTCAGTTTCGGCCGGGCGCCGAGCGGGCGCTCGAACGCGCCCGCGACCACGGGCAGGTCGCGCTGATCACTAACGGCGGACGCGAGACGCAGACGCAGAAGTTGCAGGCGCTCGGCATCGAGGACGCCTTCGACGTGCGCGTCTTCACCGAGCCGAGCGCGGGGATTCACCCGAAGCCCGACGCGGCGCCGTTCGAGCACGCGCTCTCGACGCTCGAGGCGACGCCCGACGGCGCGATTCACATCGGCGACTCGCTGCACGCCGACGTCGCCGGCGCGAACGCGATGGGCCTCGATTCGGCGTGGATCGCGACCGACGGCGGGGTCGAGACCGCGGAGCACCGACCGACGTACGAACTCGCGTCGCTCGAGGCCTTCGAAACGATCGTCTGA
- a CDS encoding type I 3-dehydroquinate dehydratase, with amino-acid sequence MAIAFDSFVLTAATADLTDEARARNHADAVEFRMGLSNADDALAALEAYDGQLPVLATNRAAWEGGEWAGDDAERLEVLAEAARIDGVEAIDVELESLRSGAADDVLETAREQDVSVVASTHDFEGTPSEDAMIERLAEACEYADVGKLAVTAHDRSDSLAVLSATHRLTQDGETVATMAMGEAGSHTRAVAPLYGSRIGYAPVDPAEATAPGQYDLATLSRLVSDLE; translated from the coding sequence ATGGCTATCGCATTCGATTCGTTCGTTCTCACCGCCGCAACCGCCGACCTGACGGACGAAGCTCGAGCCCGCAATCACGCGGACGCCGTCGAGTTTCGGATGGGCCTGTCGAACGCGGACGACGCGCTGGCCGCCCTCGAGGCCTACGACGGCCAACTCCCGGTCCTGGCGACCAACCGGGCCGCGTGGGAGGGCGGCGAGTGGGCCGGCGACGACGCGGAACGGCTCGAGGTGCTGGCCGAAGCCGCCCGTATCGACGGCGTCGAGGCGATCGACGTCGAACTCGAGTCGCTTCGATCGGGCGCGGCCGACGACGTGCTCGAGACCGCGCGCGAGCAGGACGTTTCGGTGGTCGCGTCGACCCACGACTTCGAGGGGACGCCGAGCGAGGACGCGATGATCGAGCGACTCGCCGAGGCCTGCGAGTACGCCGACGTCGGCAAGCTCGCGGTGACGGCCCACGATCGGTCGGACTCGCTCGCGGTGCTGTCGGCAACCCACCGACTCACGCAGGACGGCGAGACGGTCGCGACGATGGCGATGGGCGAGGCCGGCAGCCACACTCGGGCCGTCGCGCCGCTGTACGGCTCGCGGATCGGCTACGCGCCCGTCGACCCCGCCGAGGCCACGGCGCCGGGCCAGTACGATCTCGCGACCCTCTCGCGGTTGGTGTCGGACCTCGAGTAA
- a CDS encoding DUF7123 family protein codes for MSSAMASDLTSKQERILQYLRENAATKTYFKSRIIGKELGMTAKEVGSNITAIQDGDYDVEIEKWGYSSSTTWKVSV; via the coding sequence ATGAGCAGCGCAATGGCCTCCGACCTCACGAGCAAACAAGAGCGGATTCTCCAGTACCTCCGGGAGAACGCGGCTACCAAGACCTACTTCAAATCCCGAATCATCGGGAAGGAGCTCGGGATGACCGCGAAGGAGGTGGGGTCGAACATCACCGCCATTCAGGACGGCGACTACGACGTCGAGATCGAGAAGTGGGGCTACTCCTCGAGTACGACCTGGAAGGTTAGCGTCTAA
- a CDS encoding winged helix-turn-helix transcriptional regulator, with translation MTSSDGVDDNKRATLRRFAALGAATPIAGTGFSESAAADAGESDARDAIAGYLSTTPGAHFSKIRDDLQLGTGETQHHLRRLEEIDAIERYRDGDYKRFVPAGRFDEFEKRTLGYLRRDTPRGMLIELLLNADATAGDLADALEVSAPTVSKYAGKLEEAGLLSRDDGYAVERPETVMMLVVRHADSFGDRARRLARNADQLLEYEG, from the coding sequence ATGACATCGTCCGATGGGGTCGACGACAACAAACGAGCGACCCTCCGCCGGTTTGCCGCCCTCGGTGCCGCGACGCCGATCGCCGGAACCGGCTTCTCCGAATCCGCGGCCGCCGACGCGGGAGAGAGCGACGCCCGCGACGCGATCGCCGGCTACCTCTCCACGACACCCGGGGCTCACTTCTCGAAGATCCGGGACGACCTCCAACTCGGCACCGGCGAGACCCAGCACCACCTGCGCCGCCTCGAGGAGATCGACGCGATCGAACGGTACCGCGACGGCGACTACAAGCGGTTCGTCCCCGCCGGTCGATTCGACGAGTTCGAAAAGCGGACGCTGGGCTACCTGCGGCGGGACACTCCGCGGGGCATGCTGATCGAACTCCTGTTGAACGCGGACGCGACCGCGGGCGATCTGGCCGACGCGCTCGAGGTCTCCGCGCCGACGGTCAGCAAGTACGCCGGCAAACTCGAGGAGGCAGGATTACTGTCGCGAGACGACGGCTACGCGGTCGAACGGCCCGAAACCGTCATGATGCTCGTCGTGCGCCACGCCGACTCCTTCGGCGACCGGGCGCGGCGACTTGCGCGGAACGCGGATCAGTTGCTCGAGTACGAGGGCTGA
- a CDS encoding DUF84 family protein: MDVAVGSTNPVKIDAVERTLERFDPRVTAFDVESGIPEQPWSVEETVTGAENRARRALARADGNYEFGVGLEGGVARFDGAPGVTLIMWAAVTDGERIERGGGPALRLPDRVADRLEAGEELGPVMDDELDTTGIAESEGAIGVCTEGLTDRTTALGQAIACAFGPFLTSQYE; encoded by the coding sequence ATGGACGTTGCAGTCGGCAGCACCAACCCGGTCAAGATCGACGCGGTCGAACGAACGCTCGAGCGATTCGACCCGAGGGTCACCGCTTTCGACGTCGAGTCGGGGATTCCCGAGCAGCCGTGGTCCGTCGAGGAAACCGTCACGGGCGCCGAGAACCGCGCCCGGCGCGCGTTGGCCCGAGCGGACGGCAACTACGAGTTCGGCGTCGGCCTCGAGGGCGGCGTCGCGCGGTTCGACGGCGCGCCGGGAGTGACGCTGATCATGTGGGCGGCGGTGACCGACGGCGAACGAATCGAACGCGGCGGCGGCCCCGCGCTTCGGCTCCCCGACCGCGTCGCGGATCGACTCGAGGCGGGGGAGGAACTCGGCCCGGTAATGGACGACGAACTCGATACGACGGGCATCGCCGAGTCGGAGGGCGCGATCGGCGTCTGTACGGAGGGGTTAACCGATCGGACGACGGCGCTCGGTCAGGCTATCGCCTGCGCGTTCGGTCCCTTCCTGACCTCCCAGTACGAGTAG
- a CDS encoding zinc ribbon domain-containing protein, translating into MTWFRALLAGALSILFPGAGHALLRDWLRAVVFAGLYLSAIAIFLPMDQLAAAETMADAVTIVSEDMDSMGQFALSFIGLFAAIDATFRSLGFPPTASGSGSGSSDGPTCPECGKELDEDLEFCHWCTTRLEPAEPEDADPSEV; encoded by the coding sequence ATGACATGGTTTCGTGCGCTCCTCGCCGGGGCCCTCTCGATCCTCTTTCCCGGCGCGGGACACGCGCTCCTGCGGGACTGGCTCCGCGCGGTCGTCTTCGCGGGGCTGTATCTCTCCGCGATCGCGATCTTCCTCCCGATGGACCAGCTCGCCGCGGCCGAAACGATGGCCGATGCCGTGACGATCGTCAGCGAAGATATGGACTCGATGGGACAGTTCGCCCTCTCGTTTATCGGCCTGTTCGCGGCGATCGACGCGACGTTCCGTTCGCTCGGCTTCCCGCCGACCGCGTCGGGATCGGGGTCGGGCTCGAGCGACGGGCCGACCTGTCCCGAGTGCGGCAAGGAACTCGACGAAGACCTCGAGTTCTGTCACTGGTGTACGACGCGCCTCGAGCCGGCCGAACCCGAAGACGCAGACCCGAGCGAAGTCTGA
- a CDS encoding HAD family hydrolase has translation MTVPICFDMDGVILEGPRTAPQVYDDAADAALEELGAEPTPAQRRALRSQDTEAIRGHCVELGLDPDRFWTLKERYASAGTHERLRSGARGLYDDIDAVRTLADRAETPVGLVTNNRHETAAFVADFVDVPFDVVRGRDPTIDGFRRRKPDPYYLEDALVQLDGTTTIDRVRAGGTGTGTGDGRGEPRGLYVGDSPKDVVAGTKIGFETAFIRRPHNRDLECPADATYDLESLTELLDLEIVEERV, from the coding sequence ATGACGGTGCCGATTTGCTTCGACATGGACGGGGTCATTCTCGAGGGCCCTCGCACCGCTCCGCAGGTGTACGACGATGCAGCCGACGCCGCACTCGAGGAACTGGGCGCCGAGCCGACGCCGGCCCAGCGACGCGCACTCAGGAGTCAGGACACCGAAGCGATCCGCGGGCACTGTGTCGAACTCGGTCTCGACCCGGATCGGTTCTGGACGCTGAAGGAGCGGTACGCTTCCGCAGGCACCCACGAGCGGCTCCGGTCGGGTGCGCGCGGGCTGTACGACGACATCGACGCCGTGCGGACGCTCGCCGACCGAGCGGAGACGCCGGTCGGACTCGTCACCAACAATCGCCACGAAACCGCCGCGTTCGTCGCCGACTTCGTCGACGTCCCGTTCGACGTCGTCCGCGGTCGCGATCCTACCATCGACGGATTTCGGCGGCGCAAGCCCGACCCGTACTACCTCGAGGACGCGCTCGTACAACTCGACGGGACGACGACTATCGATCGCGTTCGCGCAGGTGGGACCGGCACCGGTACTGGCGACGGAAGGGGAGAACCGCGAGGACTCTACGTCGGCGATTCGCCGAAGGACGTCGTCGCCGGGACGAAGATCGGGTTCGAGACGGCCTTCATCCGCCGACCGCACAACCGCGACCTCGAGTGTCCGGCGGACGCGACGTACGATCTCGAGTCGCTAACCGAACTGCTCGACCTCGAAATCGTCGAGGAACGGGTGTGA
- a CDS encoding SprT family zinc-dependent metalloprotease, with protein MSDASDGERLTVDDEIVARARIHAREVAGDGGDGEYELPVDLEALEWNVSARARRRAGACRWDRNREVATIVLARRAYERYEWPEFAAVVRHELVHAWEFQQFGESGHGPRFRERAADLEAPRHCRAFAEPRYVLRCRAEGCDWRATRHRASQPVKAPDQYRCGSCGGAYEVEHVASGRTWATASEYGGAKAALGDDW; from the coding sequence GTGTCCGACGCGTCCGACGGAGAACGGCTCACCGTTGACGACGAGATCGTCGCTCGCGCGCGGATTCACGCCCGCGAGGTGGCCGGCGACGGTGGTGATGGCGAGTACGAGCTGCCCGTCGATCTCGAGGCCCTCGAGTGGAACGTCTCGGCTCGGGCCCGCCGGCGCGCCGGGGCGTGTCGCTGGGACCGTAATCGAGAGGTCGCGACGATCGTCCTCGCGCGGCGGGCCTACGAGCGGTACGAGTGGCCGGAGTTCGCCGCGGTCGTTCGCCACGAGCTCGTCCACGCCTGGGAGTTCCAGCAGTTCGGCGAGTCGGGGCACGGCCCGCGGTTTCGCGAGCGAGCGGCCGACCTCGAGGCGCCGCGCCACTGTCGGGCGTTCGCGGAGCCGCGGTACGTCCTTCGCTGTCGCGCCGAGGGCTGCGACTGGCGGGCGACGCGCCACCGCGCCTCGCAGCCGGTGAAGGCGCCGGATCAGTACCGCTGCGGGAGTTGCGGCGGCGCCTACGAGGTCGAACACGTCGCGAGCGGGCGGACGTGGGCGACCGCCAGCGAGTACGGCGGCGCGAAGGCAGCGCTCGGCGACGACTGGTAG
- the gfo6 gene encoding D-xylose 1-dehydrogenase Gfo6, whose translation MNATMVTEFAKRDWETAADGTVRFALIGLGWWTVDIVIPAIEQADYCETAVLVSSSTEKAQRLADRHDVDRGITYDEYHDGAASDAYDAVYIGTPNAYHLEYVETAAELDKAVLCEKPLEATAERAEQLVDAAADGDIPLMTAYRMHTEPAVRRAKELIEDGFIGEPTQVYGNNTQPLLEMIPDPDQWRLDSDVTGYGTSVMDLGIYPINTARFLLERDPVQAEARMSSTHEAFDDVPDQFATITLTLEDDVPLVCTTSQHAQEDTELKIIGTDGLIELSPAFHGEATLHLSSGSVEATIEDTDFTEVEEMREEFDYFADRVLGDEPILPDGRHGLDDLRTIEAIHEAAERDEPVDI comes from the coding sequence ATGAACGCTACGATGGTCACGGAGTTCGCAAAGCGGGACTGGGAAACGGCGGCCGACGGGACGGTTCGGTTCGCGCTGATCGGGCTCGGCTGGTGGACCGTCGACATCGTCATCCCGGCGATCGAGCAGGCGGACTACTGCGAGACGGCGGTGCTGGTCAGCTCGTCTACGGAGAAGGCCCAGCGGCTGGCCGACCGCCACGACGTCGACCGCGGAATCACGTACGACGAATACCACGACGGCGCCGCGAGCGACGCCTACGACGCCGTCTACATCGGCACGCCCAACGCCTACCACCTCGAGTACGTCGAAACCGCGGCCGAACTCGACAAGGCGGTGCTCTGCGAGAAGCCCCTCGAGGCGACCGCCGAACGCGCCGAGCAGTTGGTCGACGCGGCAGCGGACGGCGACATCCCGCTGATGACGGCCTACCGCATGCACACTGAGCCCGCCGTCCGCCGCGCCAAGGAACTCATCGAGGACGGGTTCATCGGCGAGCCGACGCAGGTCTACGGCAACAACACCCAGCCGCTGCTCGAGATGATCCCCGATCCCGACCAGTGGCGCCTCGATTCGGACGTCACGGGCTACGGGACGTCCGTGATGGACCTCGGTATCTACCCGATCAACACCGCGCGCTTCCTCCTCGAGCGGGATCCGGTGCAAGCCGAGGCCCGGATGTCCTCCACCCACGAGGCGTTCGACGACGTTCCGGACCAGTTCGCCACGATTACGCTCACTCTCGAGGACGACGTTCCCCTGGTCTGTACGACGAGCCAACACGCCCAGGAAGACACCGAACTCAAGATCATCGGCACCGACGGGCTCATCGAACTCTCGCCGGCGTTCCACGGCGAGGCCACGCTCCACCTCTCGTCGGGCAGCGTGGAAGCGACCATCGAGGATACCGACTTCACCGAAGTCGAGGAGATGCGCGAGGAGTTCGATTACTTCGCCGACCGCGTCCTCGGCGACGAACCGATCCTGCCGGACGGCCGCCACGGACTCGACGATCTGCGAACGATCGAGGCGATCCACGAGGCCGCCGAGCGGGACGAACCCGTCGACATCTAA
- a CDS encoding GNAT family N-acetyltransferase: MAAAQRTSLPRPPKTFTDREERTISIREYDGQLEPLQEMYAHFDDDSRTQGLPPRSENRTVEWLSDLLEEGLNVVARHEGDVVGHAVLIPYDSTSELAIFVRPAYQSAGIGTHLIGCLLGHGQANGLTRVWLTVARTNRIAMNLYRSAGFEITERDRGEYEMERAL, encoded by the coding sequence ATGGCCGCCGCCCAACGGACGTCGCTTCCCCGCCCGCCGAAAACGTTCACCGACCGCGAGGAGCGGACGATCTCGATTCGCGAGTATGACGGCCAGTTAGAGCCGCTGCAGGAGATGTACGCCCATTTCGACGACGACTCGCGCACGCAGGGGTTACCGCCCAGAAGCGAGAACCGAACTGTCGAGTGGCTCTCCGACCTGCTCGAGGAGGGACTGAACGTCGTGGCCCGCCACGAGGGCGACGTCGTCGGCCACGCCGTCCTGATCCCGTACGATTCGACGTCCGAGCTCGCGATTTTCGTTCGGCCGGCGTACCAGTCCGCCGGTATCGGGACGCACCTCATCGGCTGCTTGCTCGGCCACGGGCAGGCAAACGGGCTGACGCGCGTGTGGCTCACCGTCGCCCGGACGAACCGGATCGCGATGAACCTCTATCGGTCGGCGGGCTTCGAGATCACCGAACGGGACCGCGGCGAGTACGAGATGGAACGAGCGTTATAG
- a CDS encoding transcription initiation factor IIB, whose protein sequence is MTDAQSNTRVRRTERETDATTETETETESNDLVCPECAGNLVVDDEHGETVCEDCGLVVEEDSVDRGPEWRAFDAAEKNEKSRVGAPTTNTMHDKGLSTNIDWRNKDAYGNSLGSRQREKMQRLRKWNERFRTRDSKERNLKQALGEIDRMASALGLPNNVRETASVIYRRALEEDLLPGRSIEGVSTACVYAAARQAGVPRSLDEIADVSRVEKNEIARTYRYVVRELGLEVQPADPESYVPRFASGLELSDEAEHRARSLLQNAKEKGVHSGKSPVGLAAAAVYAAALLTNEKTTQAAVSDVADISEVTIRNRYHELLEAEETIGLA, encoded by the coding sequence ATGACCGACGCACAATCGAACACGAGAGTACGGCGTACCGAACGAGAAACCGACGCGACGACCGAAACCGAGACCGAAACCGAATCGAACGACCTCGTCTGTCCGGAGTGTGCGGGCAACCTGGTCGTCGACGACGAACACGGCGAGACCGTCTGTGAGGACTGCGGCCTCGTCGTCGAGGAGGACTCCGTCGACCGCGGCCCCGAGTGGCGCGCGTTCGACGCGGCCGAGAAGAACGAAAAGTCCCGCGTGGGCGCCCCCACGACGAACACGATGCACGACAAGGGGCTCTCGACGAACATCGACTGGCGCAACAAGGACGCCTACGGCAACTCCCTTGGCTCGCGCCAGCGCGAGAAGATGCAGCGCCTGCGCAAGTGGAACGAGCGCTTCCGCACCCGCGACTCCAAGGAGCGCAACTTAAAGCAGGCCCTCGGTGAAATCGACCGGATGGCCTCCGCGCTCGGTCTGCCGAACAACGTCCGCGAGACCGCCTCCGTCATCTACCGCCGCGCCCTCGAGGAGGACCTCCTGCCCGGTCGATCGATCGAAGGCGTCTCGACGGCCTGCGTCTACGCCGCCGCGCGCCAGGCCGGCGTCCCGCGCTCGCTCGACGAGATCGCGGACGTCTCCCGCGTCGAGAAAAACGAGATCGCCCGCACGTACCGCTACGTCGTCCGCGAACTCGGGCTCGAGGTCCAGCCGGCCGACCCCGAGAGCTACGTGCCTCGCTTCGCCTCCGGTCTCGAACTCTCCGACGAAGCCGAACACCGCGCCCGCTCGCTGCTCCAGAACGCCAAGGAGAAGGGCGTCCACTCCGGCAAGTCGCCGGTCGGCCTCGCGGCCGCCGCGGTCTACGCCGCCGCCTTGCTGACCAACGAGAAGACCACCCAGGCCGCCGTGAGCGACGTCGCCGACATCTCCGAAGTCACCATCCGCAACCGCTACCACGAGCTCCTCGAGGCCGAGGAGACGATCGGCCTGGCCTGA
- a CDS encoding 3-dehydroquinate synthase II, with translation MTRTRSVWIKADDTVGDWDERRERITAALEAGADWVLVDEADVERVRELGDINVAAFRTNGDVTLVDDAESDDAEDVIEDVGDTGDAGGASSAKPDAVIVGKDGEGDATIDMPEDLSGSADLSTLRRDEDADLERGAYVRILDTEYERFAETAAQEADHTIIIGEDWTIIPLENLIARIGDETDLVAGVTTAEEARTAFETLEIGADSVLLDSSDPDEIRKTVEVRDDAERETLDLEYAEVLDVERVGSADRVCIDTGSLLEHDEGMLVGSMARGLVFVHAETAESPYVASRPFRVNAGAVHAYVRTPDGGTKYLSELQSGDEVQVVDTNGNTREAIVGRVKIEQRPMFRVALETQAGDRVETLLQNAETIKVATGEGRKAVTDLEAGDELLLYYEDTARHFGEAVEESIIEK, from the coding sequence ATGACACGGACACGATCCGTCTGGATCAAAGCCGACGACACCGTCGGCGACTGGGACGAGCGCCGCGAGCGGATCACCGCCGCGCTCGAGGCGGGCGCCGACTGGGTACTGGTCGACGAAGCCGACGTCGAGCGCGTGCGCGAACTCGGCGACATCAACGTCGCGGCGTTCCGAACGAACGGCGACGTGACCCTCGTCGACGACGCGGAAAGCGACGACGCCGAGGACGTCATCGAGGACGTCGGCGACACCGGTGACGCCGGGGGCGCGTCGAGCGCGAAACCCGACGCCGTCATCGTCGGCAAGGACGGCGAGGGCGACGCGACGATCGACATGCCCGAGGACCTCTCCGGCTCGGCCGACCTCTCGACGCTGCGCCGCGACGAGGACGCCGACCTCGAGCGGGGCGCGTACGTCCGTATCCTCGACACTGAATACGAGCGCTTCGCCGAGACCGCGGCTCAGGAGGCCGACCACACGATCATCATCGGCGAGGACTGGACGATCATCCCGCTCGAGAACCTGATCGCCCGGATCGGCGACGAGACCGATCTGGTCGCCGGCGTCACCACCGCCGAGGAGGCGCGGACCGCGTTCGAGACGCTGGAGATCGGCGCCGACTCCGTCCTGCTGGACTCGAGCGATCCCGACGAGATCCGCAAGACCGTCGAGGTCCGCGACGACGCCGAGCGCGAGACCCTCGATCTGGAGTACGCCGAGGTGCTCGACGTCGAGCGCGTCGGCAGCGCCGACCGCGTCTGCATCGACACGGGCAGCCTGCTCGAGCACGACGAGGGGATGCTCGTCGGCTCGATGGCCCGCGGGCTGGTCTTCGTCCACGCCGAGACGGCCGAATCGCCCTACGTCGCCTCGCGGCCGTTTAGAGTCAACGCGGGCGCCGTCCACGCCTACGTCCGGACGCCCGACGGCGGCACGAAGTACCTCTCGGAACTCCAGAGCGGCGACGAGGTCCAGGTCGTCGACACGAACGGCAACACCCGCGAGGCCATCGTCGGCCGCGTCAAGATCGAACAGCGCCCGATGTTCCGCGTCGCCCTCGAGACGCAGGCCGGCGACCGGGTCGAGACGCTGCTGCAGAACGCCGAGACGATCAAGGTCGCCACCGGCGAGGGCCGCAAGGCGGTAACCGACCTCGAGGCCGGCGACGAACTCCTGCTGTACTACGAGGACACGGCGCGACACTTCGGCGAGGCCGTCGAGGAGAGCATCATCGAGAAGTAG
- a CDS encoding cation diffusion facilitator family transporter, translated as MTDHESARARHEDRAHGPGHEHGGEHTGHDHGHGHGHDHDHGASSTSSRKLAVVSAINLVGFVAELAGGLLFGSVALISDAFHMLFDALAYVMAFAAAYVAESYGDEGRWSYGLHRLEPFAAFLNGVLLLPMVGFILWESYHRFLEPVAIGTGPTLLIATGGLAVNVGSIYVLHGGEMSLNERGAFYHLLGDAGGSVAVIVSTVVIELTGFHLVDPLTAGLIAVVVTWSAVNVLRGSSAIFLHRTPFDRAAVRAALEDLEGVTAVDDIHAWQVCSRITVATVHLETDAETMADAEAVTRRVHATLEARGVDHATVELCPSYAARDVHLNAHCH; from the coding sequence ATGACCGATCACGAGTCGGCTCGAGCCCGCCACGAGGACCGCGCTCACGGGCCCGGACACGAACACGGCGGCGAGCACACCGGTCACGACCACGGCCACGGTCACGGGCACGACCACGACCACGGCGCGTCGTCGACGAGCAGCCGGAAACTCGCCGTCGTCTCCGCGATCAACCTCGTCGGATTCGTCGCCGAACTCGCGGGCGGACTCCTGTTCGGCTCGGTCGCGCTCATCAGCGACGCGTTCCACATGCTGTTCGACGCGCTCGCGTACGTGATGGCCTTCGCCGCCGCCTACGTCGCCGAATCCTACGGCGACGAGGGGCGCTGGTCCTACGGCCTCCACCGCCTCGAGCCGTTCGCCGCCTTCCTCAACGGCGTCCTCCTGCTCCCGATGGTCGGATTCATCCTCTGGGAGTCCTACCACCGATTCCTCGAGCCCGTCGCGATCGGAACCGGCCCGACGCTCCTCATCGCGACCGGCGGGCTCGCGGTCAACGTCGGCTCGATCTACGTGTTACACGGCGGCGAGATGAGCCTCAACGAGCGCGGCGCGTTCTACCACCTGCTGGGCGACGCCGGCGGTTCGGTCGCCGTCATCGTCTCGACGGTCGTCATCGAACTGACCGGGTTTCACCTCGTCGACCCGCTCACCGCCGGCCTCATCGCGGTCGTCGTGACGTGGTCCGCCGTGAACGTGCTCCGCGGCAGCAGCGCGATCTTCCTCCACCGGACGCCGTTCGACCGAGCGGCCGTTCGCGCCGCGCTCGAGGACCTCGAGGGCGTGACCGCGGTCGACGACATCCACGCCTGGCAGGTCTGCAGCCGGATCACGGTCGCGACCGTCCACCTCGAGACGGACGCCGAGACGATGGCGGACGCCGAGGCGGTGACGCGACGCGTCCACGCGACACTCGAGGCACGCGGCGTCGATCACGCGACCGTCGAACTGTGTCCGTCGTACGCCGCTCGCGACGTCCACCTCAACGCTCACTGCCACTGA